The following are from one region of the Nitrososphaerota archaeon genome:
- a CDS encoding 30S ribosomal protein S8e — protein MWHTDIHKRKKTGGKRKPYRSKRKFERGGFPIETTIGERKIKIRRTRGGNIKVAVASINEANVTDPKTGKTQKAKIIRLLKNPANKDYERRGIITKGSIIETSLGIAIVTSRPGQNGVINAVLTSEK, from the coding sequence ATGTGGCATACTGATATTCATAAAAGAAAGAAAACTGGAGGTAAAAGAAAACCTTATAGATCTAAAAGAAAATTTGAACGTGGAGGATTTCCAATAGAAACTACTATTGGTGAGAGAAAAATTAAAATTCGTCGTACAAGAGGGGGAAATATAAAAGTTGCTGTAGCATCCATTAATGAAGCAAATGTAACCGATCCTAAAACTGGAAAGACTCAAAAAGCTAAAATTATAAGATTATTAAAGAATCCGGCTAATAAAGATTATGAAAGAAGAGGTATAATAACTAAAGGATCTATTATTGAAACATCTTTAGGCATTGCAATTGTAACTTCGAGACCTGGACAAAATGGAGTAATTAATGCTGTACTTACTAGTGAAAAATGA
- the scpB gene encoding SMC-Scp complex subunit ScpB — protein sequence MEINKIALVEALLFSSDKPIDLKTIIKACKLNSEEEAEKIIEELKMKYSSPTHSITINTLSNKRFLMQLKPEYINLVKKFIKKPLFKKSILKTLSYIAYNQPVYQSRVVSVRGSQAYKHIKILMDKGYIEGEKVGRTLLLKTSQLFADYFGIENDPKIIKKLIMNLMKEKEKEIVDNK from the coding sequence ATGGAAATTAATAAAATAGCTTTAGTTGAAGCATTATTATTTTCTTCTGATAAACCAATAGATTTAAAAACTATTATTAAAGCTTGTAAACTAAATTCAGAAGAAGAAGCTGAAAAAATAATTGAAGAATTAAAAATGAAATATTCTTCTCCAACACATTCAATAACTATAAATACTTTATCAAATAAGCGCTTCTTAATGCAATTAAAACCAGAATATATAAATTTAGTTAAAAAATTTATTAAAAAACCTCTTTTTAAAAAATCTATTTTAAAAACTTTATCGTATATAGCTTATAATCAACCTGTATACCAATCCCGTGTAGTTTCTGTTAGAGGGAGCCAAGCTTACAAGCATATAAAAATTTTAATGGATAAAGGATATATAGAGGGAGAAAAAGTAGGTCGTACACTTCTTTTAAAAACTTCTCAATTATTTGCTGATTATTTTGGAATAGAAAATGATCCAAAAATTATTAAAAAACTTATAATGAATTTAATGAAAGAAAAAGAAAAGGAGATAGTAGATAATAAATAA
- a CDS encoding signal recognition particle subunit SRP19/SEC65 family protein has protein sequence MIRKNGIIIWPIYFDKKVSRNKGRRVSLDKAIEKPSLEKIAEAIKRLGYDIEIEKEYSHPCFHWKKSGRIIIKNCKEKKSKILKLIVDEINKIKKI, from the coding sequence TTGATTAGAAAAAATGGAATCATAATATGGCCTATTTATTTTGATAAAAAAGTTTCTAGAAATAAAGGAAGAAGAGTATCTTTAGATAAAGCTATTGAAAAACCTTCTCTTGAAAAAATTGCAGAAGCGATTAAAAGATTAGGTTATGATATAGAAATAGAAAAAGAGTATTCCCACCCTTGTTTTCATTGGAAAAAAAGTGGCAGGATAATTATTAAGAATTGTAAAGAAAAAAAATCAAAAATATTAAAACTTATAGTTGATGAAATTAATAAAATAAAAAAGATTTAA
- a CDS encoding ATP/GTP-binding protein, translated as MYSLFILGTAGSGKSTLAYSFSEWLKDQEQSCINVNLDPAVITLPYEPDIDIRDYIDYERIMAERGLGPNAALIASLREFCEEIDDFKEEIESYNVDYCIIDTPGQLELFAFRKEGEFLANNLVPFPKGIIFLIDPIFCSSPKNLIASLFLSTSVYIVFNLPTILALSKSDSLDREKLNRIINWFEEKDRLLLDIDSSLKGLSSAISFEIASAILEIINSLEFIPISSFELTGFTELHAAITRMLGEGEIEIR; from the coding sequence ATGTATTCCCTATTTATTTTAGGAACGGCTGGTTCAGGCAAATCTACTTTAGCCTACTCCTTTAGTGAATGGCTTAAGGATCAAGAACAATCTTGTATAAATGTGAATTTAGACCCTGCGGTAATAACTTTACCTTACGAACCAGATATAGATATAAGAGACTATATTGATTATGAAAGAATAATGGCTGAAAGAGGTTTAGGACCTAATGCAGCATTAATAGCTTCTTTAAGAGAATTTTGTGAAGAAATAGATGATTTTAAAGAAGAAATTGAAAGTTATAATGTTGATTATTGCATTATTGATACTCCTGGACAACTTGAGCTTTTTGCTTTTAGAAAAGAGGGCGAATTTTTAGCAAATAATCTAGTACCTTTTCCTAAAGGAATAATATTTTTAATAGATCCCATATTTTGTTCATCGCCTAAAAATCTTATAGCAAGCTTATTTTTATCAACTTCAGTATACATTGTTTTTAATTTACCAACAATTCTTGCTTTATCTAAATCAGATTCATTAGATAGAGAAAAACTTAATAGAATTATTAATTGGTTTGAAGAAAAAGATAGATTGCTATTAGATATAGATTCTTCCCTTAAAGGTTTATCTTCAGCAATTTCTTTTGAGATTGCTTCAGCAATTTTAGAAATAATAAATTCTTTAGAATTTATTCCAATATCATCTTTTGAATTAACTGGATTTACAGAACTTCATGCAGCAATAACACGTATGCTAGGAGAAGGTGAAATAGAAATTAGATAA
- a CDS encoding TFIIB-type zinc ribbon-containing protein has product MSRKTSLDETITRCPECGSTNLLIDSRSGEVSCKDCGIVIVQKTYDFGPEWHNFNGEKDKLRARVGAPVTLSIHDKGLSTKISIYNGKISSKEQIENVKLLDKWDKRTKIMDSESRALSKILYELNIIGMALGVPNSVIETASMYVRKIFRSNMPRARSLKGIAAAALYLSCRQCNIVRLLSEVSKAANVSKKEVGKCYRLIVRSLNISSNLSDVRLYISRFVNNLNLGGEVEKLANLIYEIAKDARITSGKGPISLAAAVTYVAAILLNYNITQREIAEVAHVTEVTIRNRYKELLEKLDIEVVF; this is encoded by the coding sequence ATGTCTCGTAAAACTTCATTAGATGAAACTATTACTCGCTGCCCGGAATGTGGTAGTACAAATCTTTTAATAGATTCTAGAAGTGGTGAAGTATCATGTAAAGATTGTGGTATAGTAATAGTTCAAAAAACTTATGATTTTGGTCCTGAATGGCACAATTTTAATGGAGAAAAGGATAAATTAAGAGCACGTGTTGGTGCTCCTGTCACACTTTCTATACATGATAAAGGTTTATCAACAAAAATTAGCATATATAATGGAAAAATCTCAAGTAAAGAACAAATCGAAAATGTTAAATTATTAGATAAATGGGATAAAAGAACTAAAATAATGGATAGTGAAAGTAGAGCATTATCTAAAATTTTATACGAATTAAATATAATAGGAATGGCTTTAGGAGTACCAAATAGTGTTATAGAAACAGCTTCGATGTATGTTAGGAAAATATTTAGAAGCAATATGCCACGTGCTAGATCGTTAAAAGGGATAGCTGCTGCAGCACTTTATCTCTCTTGTAGACAATGTAATATTGTTAGATTACTTTCAGAAGTATCAAAAGCAGCAAATGTTTCTAAGAAAGAAGTGGGAAAGTGTTATAGATTAATTGTTCGTTCATTAAATATTTCATCAAATCTCTCAGATGTAAGATTATATATTTCACGTTTTGTAAATAATCTTAATTTAGGAGGAGAAGTAGAAAAATTAGCTAATTTAATATATGAAATTGCTAAAGATGCAAGAATAACAAGTGGTAAAGGGCCTATAAGTTTAGCTGCAGCAGTAACATATGTTGCTGCCATTCTTTTGAATTATAATATAACTCAAAGAGAAATTGCAGAAGTAGCTCATGTGACAGAAGTAACAATTAGAAATAGATATAAAGAGCTTCTTGAAAAATTAGATATAGAAGTAGTCTTTTAA
- a CDS encoding Xaa-Pro peptidase family protein, which produces MNKIKVLREEFNKEGLEAFLITRKDNLYYFLNYSGEGTLLITKDKATLFVTPLFFELAEEQCNNIEILKLSLDTDPLKYILNEIKKINGKIGFDELSSKSYIYFSSNLSKDNKLLNKEEIIWDMRKIKDEDEILKIKEAAKITDIGLKLALEIIKPGITELDIKAEVIKEMMKNGAEEIAFEPIIASGRNSSFPHGGYKNRKLKKGDIVVIDIGAKYKGYCSDETRVSYVYELDNEIKKVYNIVLEAQELALKNIKEGIAMKEVDKKVRDFFKEKGFKDKFIHGLGHGIGINIHEPPTINPLSKDFFKKNMVVSCEPGIYIPKNYGIRIEDTILVKEKGVEVLTKVPKLF; this is translated from the coding sequence ATGAATAAAATTAAGGTACTTAGAGAAGAATTTAATAAAGAAGGACTAGAAGCATTTTTAATTACTCGAAAAGATAATCTTTATTATTTCTTAAATTATAGTGGTGAAGGTACTTTATTAATTACAAAAGATAAAGCTACTTTATTTGTCACTCCATTATTCTTTGAATTAGCAGAAGAGCAATGTAATAATATTGAGATATTAAAATTATCTTTAGATACGGATCCATTAAAATATATCTTGAATGAAATAAAAAAAATTAATGGAAAAATAGGATTCGATGAATTAAGTTCGAAAAGCTATATTTATTTCTCTTCTAATCTTTCAAAAGATAATAAATTATTGAATAAAGAAGAAATAATTTGGGACATGAGAAAAATAAAGGATGAGGATGAAATTTTAAAAATTAAAGAAGCAGCAAAAATAACTGATATTGGATTAAAATTAGCATTAGAAATTATAAAACCTGGAATAACAGAACTTGATATTAAAGCTGAAGTTATTAAAGAAATGATGAAAAATGGAGCTGAAGAAATTGCTTTTGAACCTATAATTGCTTCAGGTAGAAATTCTTCTTTTCCTCATGGAGGATATAAAAATAGAAAATTAAAAAAAGGAGATATTGTAGTAATTGATATAGGTGCAAAGTATAAAGGATATTGTTCAGATGAAACAAGAGTTAGTTATGTTTATGAATTGGATAATGAAATAAAAAAAGTTTATAATATAGTTTTAGAAGCTCAAGAACTTGCTTTAAAAAATATTAAAGAAGGAATAGCAATGAAAGAAGTAGATAAAAAAGTTAGAGATTTTTTTAAAGAAAAAGGATTTAAAGATAAATTCATACATGGGCTTGGACATGGAATAGGAATAAATATACATGAACCACCAACGATTAATCCTTTAAGTAAAGATTTTTTTAAAAAGAATATGGTTGTTTCATGTGAACCTGGAATATACATTCCAAAAAATTATGGTATAAGAATTGAAGATACAATATTAGTGAAAGAAAAAGGGGTAGAAGTTCTCACTAAAGTCCCAAAATTATTTTAA
- a CDS encoding transaldolase family protein, with protein sequence MLKIYEQSTDHSNHIVLLTLNGLTRLAADHILHKEMVGHLEKTIGNVIRALNIEFQKSLIDFNKKENFLIRARAYDLLIQIALNLYGLESKIVGFSKKEKEKTLKIIENALKDWEYIEKEASKKFGGTLASKFVIEENLSEMKKVMSPSGYFRAPGSMISYMAENIENGLKEDSILLSFLSEAKKQIEKNIYYKLSEKGFCKFGNDYALGLRWMRHLGFVQVSTNPSLAAIAYLDDPSLWEGYEEKFYSENLCKSFKKIIEEHPELLENPEKYVDEIAAYGTEVSIWPNLAIFRPIAINSNMFLGMVSLQLNPTIADNYEKSIENALKIYSDAQEFFKEYDKYLLWGYSQNIERGRPNIVFKVAGSSPAAIDITSYLESLGIGTNNTVTFTVSQEVELILAKIEGRAKAIKKGIPLTTVYETNMGGRFEDFIREYKAEKLIRKALEKINDKEQALNDLAEKLGIGKEVKNIKSIEEKIIKISSHLRPLDTQPFIDFLSKAGVPDAKNLSQIEKDISQASICITKRVYEIFFHPRNRNKWLAYIQSKYGLTKEQAYEVLRGIHILPASKRKPAETLETLANEYMVHTEFPNHQKNVLMESMKPGFKIEKLKNSVMNPIDQKLISRLLKDEDIGEIFRSSWELTPKLIEKLKEAKIPNAEKYGINGLIPEKWADFGSTIRTMNEFSNSYEKFKRECIEHIKKWFKK encoded by the coding sequence ATGTTAAAAATTTATGAACAAAGCACAGACCATAGTAACCATATAGTTTTATTAACTTTAAATGGTTTAACGAGATTAGCTGCAGATCATATTCTTCATAAAGAAATGGTAGGACATTTAGAAAAAACTATAGGAAATGTGATTCGAGCATTAAACATCGAATTCCAAAAATCTTTAATAGATTTTAATAAAAAGGAGAATTTCTTAATCCGTGCAAGAGCCTATGATTTATTAATACAAATAGCTTTAAATCTTTATGGATTGGAAAGCAAAATCGTTGGTTTTTCTAAAAAGGAGAAAGAAAAAACCTTAAAAATAATAGAAAATGCTTTAAAAGATTGGGAATATATTGAAAAAGAAGCTTCTAAGAAATTCGGAGGAACTTTAGCTTCTAAATTTGTTATTGAAGAAAACTTATCTGAAATGAAGAAAGTAATGTCTCCATCTGGATACTTTAGAGCACCAGGTTCTATGATTTCTTATATGGCAGAGAATATAGAAAATGGATTGAAAGAAGATTCAATTTTGCTTTCTTTTCTATCCGAAGCAAAGAAACAAATTGAAAAAAATATATACTATAAATTAAGTGAAAAAGGTTTTTGTAAATTTGGTAATGATTATGCTCTTGGTCTTAGATGGATGAGGCATCTTGGTTTTGTTCAAGTTTCAACAAACCCTTCATTAGCTGCAATAGCTTATCTTGATGACCCAAGCCTTTGGGAGGGTTATGAAGAAAAATTTTATAGTGAAAATCTTTGTAAAAGTTTTAAGAAAATAATTGAAGAACATCCTGAATTATTAGAAAATCCTGAAAAATATGTAGATGAAATTGCTGCTTATGGTACTGAAGTTTCAATATGGCCAAATTTAGCTATTTTTAGACCTATTGCTATAAACTCAAATATGTTTCTTGGAATGGTTAGTTTACAATTAAATCCAACAATAGCTGATAATTATGAAAAAAGTATTGAAAATGCTTTAAAGATATATTCTGATGCACAAGAATTTTTCAAAGAATATGATAAATATCTTCTTTGGGGATATTCTCAAAATATAGAAAGAGGAAGACCGAATATAGTTTTTAAAGTAGCAGGTAGCTCTCCAGCTGCTATTGATATAACTTCATATTTAGAAAGTTTAGGTATAGGAACAAATAATACTGTAACTTTCACAGTATCACAAGAAGTTGAATTAATATTAGCTAAAATAGAAGGAAGGGCTAAAGCTATTAAGAAAGGGATACCTTTAACAACCGTTTATGAAACAAATATGGGAGGTAGGTTTGAAGATTTTATTAGAGAATATAAAGCTGAGAAATTAATAAGGAAAGCTTTAGAAAAAATAAATGATAAAGAACAAGCATTAAACGATTTAGCAGAAAAATTAGGCATAGGAAAAGAAGTGAAAAATATTAAATCTATTGAAGAAAAAATAATAAAAATTTCTAGCCATTTAAGGCCTTTGGATACGCAACCATTCATTGACTTCTTATCTAAAGCTGGAGTTCCTGATGCAAAAAATCTTTCACAAATAGAGAAAGATATAAGTCAAGCAAGCATATGCATTACAAAAAGAGTTTATGAAATATTTTTCCATCCAAGGAATAGAAATAAATGGTTGGCATACATTCAATCAAAATATGGTTTAACTAAAGAGCAAGCATATGAAGTATTGAGAGGGATTCATATACTACCTGCTTCAAAAAGAAAACCAGCTGAAACTTTAGAGACACTTGCAAATGAATATATGGTACATACAGAATTTCCAAATCATCAAAAAAATGTGCTTATGGAAAGTATGAAGCCTGGTTTTAAAATTGAAAAATTAAAAAATTCTGTTATGAATCCAATAGATCAAAAACTTATTTCTAGACTTCTTAAAGATGAAGATATAGGTGAAATTTTTAGAAGCTCTTGGGAGCTTACTCCAAAATTAATAGAAAAACTTAAAGAAGCAAAAATACCAAACGCTGAAAAATATGGAATAAATGGTCTTATTCCAGAAAAGTGGGCAGATTTTGGATCAACAATAAGAACAATGAATGAATTTTCAAATAGTTATGAAAAATTTAAGAGAGAATGTATTGAACATATTAAAAAATGGTTTAAAAAATAA
- a CDS encoding TFIIB-type zinc ribbon-containing protein: MNKEKKLFLKDQICPECGSIFLIKDSSTGEVSCQECGYVIIEKGVDRGPEWRNFNEESEKRSRVGAPLSIIYHDQGLSTVIEKIHKDASGKNLPKEARESLLRLRKLDVTSQVNPSETRNLQQAINILEIYADKLYLSTPVIEKAMQIYRKAFKNGLVRGRSIRAIIAASIYAACRISYTPRDLREFEKAYPIVKKKAIAQGYRLLVKHLNLKIPVIDPTIYVNKIASKLGLSQNIIQETIKILNKAEEIGATIGKDPVGIAAAALYMACQKLHPEITQKDIAKVAGVTEVTVRNRFKDLKDTLNSHKILI, translated from the coding sequence ATGAATAAGGAAAAGAAACTTTTTTTAAAAGATCAAATTTGTCCTGAATGCGGCTCAATTTTTTTAATTAAAGATAGTAGTACTGGAGAAGTGTCTTGTCAAGAGTGTGGGTATGTTATTATAGAGAAAGGAGTTGATAGAGGTCCTGAATGGAGAAATTTTAATGAAGAAAGTGAAAAACGTAGCAGAGTAGGAGCTCCATTATCTATAATATACCATGATCAAGGATTATCAACAGTTATTGAAAAGATTCATAAGGATGCAAGCGGAAAAAATCTTCCTAAAGAAGCTAGAGAATCTCTTTTAAGATTAAGAAAACTTGATGTTACTTCACAAGTTAATCCATCTGAAACAAGAAATTTACAACAAGCAATAAATATATTAGAAATTTATGCTGATAAATTGTACTTATCAACTCCAGTTATTGAAAAAGCGATGCAAATATATAGGAAAGCCTTTAAAAACGGACTTGTGAGAGGTAGATCTATAAGAGCAATCATAGCTGCATCTATTTATGCTGCTTGTAGAATAAGTTATACTCCAAGAGATTTAAGAGAATTTGAAAAAGCATACCCAATCGTTAAGAAAAAAGCTATAGCTCAGGGATATAGGCTTTTAGTTAAACATCTTAATTTAAAAATTCCAGTAATTGACCCAACTATATATGTTAATAAAATTGCTTCAAAACTTGGTTTAAGTCAAAATATTATTCAAGAAACAATTAAAATATTGAATAAAGCTGAAGAAATTGGAGCAACAATAGGTAAAGATCCTGTAGGAATTGCAGCTGCAGCCTTATACATGGCTTGTCAAAAATTGCATCCTGAAATAACACAAAAAGACATAGCTAAAGTTGCAGGAGTTACAGAAGTAACTGTACGTAATCGCTTTAAGGATTTAAAAGATACGTTAAATTCTCACAAGATTTTAATATAG
- a CDS encoding chromosome segregation SMC family protein, with amino-acid sequence MVYIKKLIIYGFKSFGIKRTIVELDKGLVVITGPNGGGKSNLFDAIRFALGELSAHSLRVSKLSDLIYNMSEENKAKYAKVTIQLDNSDRSIPIDSQIVTISRKLYPSGESEYSINGKTVSRSDLLSLLSIAGIRPSGFNIVPQGSVVNIAEMNPMELRKLIDEISGVSEYENKKNEAKIQLAIAEKNLEVAKASTNEVRTRVKQLEIERNRCLRKRFIEMELKKYEATLLIKKRKEIEKNLNQLLIDLEKIKNNIQEIENEKNQINNLKISIEKNWNEYNLLIKDIEDFKLKDIENEYNKITNIRIENENSISRLKTKEYLINEEIKHLEENLKTIDEKFLEIQENINSLNILFEEKVKERNILEKDYLEKKKQMDILNEKLLFIKEELRNIEEKIDFINKEIRNKEKEYEKIKSQNQYLEKFRNELEIRLNHFKEEFNRIEKNRNELIIKINELKIDIENKTKENNYLFNKINNISSIIEKLKILKKEIENLYGEIKIKKETKEEKFLNNFYNLVLENKIEGIIGILKEEVSIDQNYAKKHPFINDFLNYIIVKDITIAEKLSLLLSLYEENSMRIIVKSLIDSFYKQNENLLNLDDNSFAKIFYAKNEDIRKILNILFKKFYIANSLKEIKNILNKGGVAITLNGNIYKPPGIIEFYTRKKNKINYLEEINNLSNFLNQIDNRLSSLEKKLLEIKSRIDDITKEEIKSKTILEEYEKQLIILNEEYNKSISKVKELEEKIKSCKNEIEITNKNLINIKEDLNTSLKIYEDLIKEKNSLEDCLEDLYNKINDLRILELENKIKKLENEIEQIVFKKGLAENRLKELNEEKISIAKKIELLKNELNENNKIILQIENDLRNIKEKEREYLIEKENLVALLKNYKEKRDNLMNEMILLNNKIKELDEKYHKLNLEKESIQNKVHEYKTNITIIDSKLKSIGEVKIKALFINKAEKIIEELKNELNEIGLINELAPKQYEELIKNYKLRSERINQLEAERLEIIKFMEEIDREKLNVFNKFFYEISENFNFFFNKLTLGKAWLKLENENTPLTSGIEMHLQFLDKPSRISSAVSGGEKSIAAIAFLLALQKLFPSTFYIFDEVDAHMDVKYTKSLADLFKEISKDTQLIVITLKDAIAEKSDLLIGVYSKDGVSNVVKTRLKYDDKNG; translated from the coding sequence ATGGTTTACATTAAAAAACTGATAATATATGGATTTAAATCATTCGGAATAAAAAGAACTATAGTAGAATTAGATAAGGGATTAGTTGTAATTACTGGACCAAATGGAGGAGGAAAATCAAATCTATTTGATGCGATACGTTTTGCATTAGGAGAATTAAGTGCACATTCATTGAGAGTAAGTAAGCTTTCAGACCTTATTTATAATATGAGTGAAGAAAATAAAGCAAAATACGCAAAAGTAACTATTCAATTAGACAATTCCGATAGAAGCATTCCAATAGATTCTCAAATAGTAACTATTTCACGTAAACTATATCCTTCAGGAGAAAGTGAATATAGTATAAATGGAAAAACAGTTTCCAGATCTGATCTTTTATCTTTATTAAGTATAGCTGGAATCCGCCCCTCAGGTTTTAACATAGTTCCTCAAGGTTCTGTAGTAAATATTGCGGAAATGAATCCGATGGAATTAAGAAAACTTATAGATGAAATTTCAGGAGTATCTGAATATGAAAATAAAAAGAATGAAGCTAAAATTCAATTAGCAATTGCAGAGAAAAATCTTGAAGTAGCCAAAGCTAGTACTAATGAAGTACGCACAAGAGTTAAACAATTAGAAATCGAAAGAAATCGATGCTTAAGAAAACGCTTTATAGAAATGGAATTAAAAAAGTATGAAGCAACATTATTAATTAAGAAAAGAAAAGAAATCGAGAAAAATTTAAATCAATTATTAATCGATCTTGAAAAAATAAAAAATAATATTCAAGAAATAGAAAATGAGAAAAATCAAATAAATAATTTAAAAATATCAATAGAGAAAAATTGGAATGAATATAATTTATTAATTAAAGATATTGAAGATTTTAAACTTAAGGATATTGAAAATGAGTATAATAAAATCACTAATATTAGAATTGAAAATGAAAATAGCATATCAAGATTAAAAACAAAAGAATATTTAATTAATGAAGAAATAAAACATTTAGAAGAAAATTTAAAGACAATAGATGAAAAATTTTTAGAAATTCAGGAAAATATTAATTCATTAAATATTTTATTTGAAGAAAAAGTTAAAGAGAGAAATATTTTAGAGAAAGATTATTTAGAGAAGAAAAAACAAATGGATATTCTTAATGAAAAATTATTATTCATTAAAGAAGAATTAAGAAATATTGAGGAAAAAATCGATTTTATAAATAAAGAAATTAGAAATAAAGAAAAGGAATATGAAAAAATAAAATCTCAAAATCAATATCTTGAAAAATTTAGAAATGAACTTGAAATAAGATTAAATCATTTTAAAGAAGAGTTTAATAGAATAGAAAAAAATAGAAATGAATTAATTATAAAAATTAATGAATTAAAAATCGATATAGAAAATAAGACTAAAGAAAATAATTATTTATTTAACAAAATTAATAATATTTCCTCAATTATTGAGAAGTTAAAAATTTTAAAAAAGGAAATTGAAAATCTTTATGGAGAAATTAAAATAAAAAAAGAAACAAAGGAAGAAAAATTCTTAAATAATTTTTATAATTTAGTTTTAGAAAATAAAATTGAGGGTATTATAGGCATATTAAAAGAAGAAGTTTCAATAGATCAAAATTATGCTAAAAAACATCCTTTTATAAATGATTTTCTCAATTATATTATTGTAAAAGATATAACTATAGCTGAAAAATTATCATTACTTTTATCTCTTTATGAAGAAAATAGTATGAGAATAATAGTTAAATCTCTAATCGATTCATTCTATAAGCAAAATGAAAATTTATTAAATCTTGATGATAATTCTTTTGCAAAAATATTTTATGCTAAAAATGAAGATATTAGAAAAATTTTAAATATTTTATTTAAAAAATTCTATATTGCGAATTCTTTAAAAGAAATAAAGAATATTTTAAATAAAGGTGGAGTAGCTATTACATTAAATGGAAATATTTACAAACCACCTGGAATAATCGAATTCTATACTAGAAAAAAGAATAAAATAAATTATTTGGAAGAAATAAACAATCTATCCAATTTTTTAAATCAAATTGATAATAGATTATCTTCTTTAGAGAAAAAATTATTAGAAATAAAATCTCGTATAGATGATATCACAAAAGAAGAAATAAAATCTAAAACAATTCTTGAAGAATATGAAAAACAATTAATTATATTAAATGAAGAATATAATAAAAGCATTAGTAAAGTAAAAGAATTAGAGGAAAAAATAAAATCTTGCAAAAATGAAATTGAAATAACTAACAAAAATTTAATTAATATTAAAGAAGATTTAAATACTTCTCTTAAAATATATGAAGACCTTATTAAAGAAAAAAATAGCTTAGAAGATTGTTTAGAAGATTTATATAATAAAATAAATGATTTAAGAATATTAGAGTTAGAAAATAAAATAAAAAAATTAGAAAATGAAATAGAACAAATAGTTTTTAAAAAAGGTTTAGCAGAAAATCGCTTAAAAGAATTAAATGAAGAAAAAATATCCATAGCAAAAAAAATCGAATTACTTAAAAATGAATTAAATGAAAATAACAAGATAATTCTACAAATAGAGAATGATTTAAGAAATATAAAAGAGAAAGAAAGAGAATATTTAATCGAAAAAGAAAATCTAGTAGCTCTTTTAAAAAACTATAAAGAAAAAAGAGATAATTTAATGAATGAAATGATTTTATTAAATAATAAAATTAAAGAGCTTGATGAAAAATATCATAAATTAAATCTGGAAAAGGAATCTATTCAAAATAAAGTTCATGAATATAAAACTAATATTACAATAATTGATTCAAAGTTAAAATCTATTGGAGAAGTTAAAATAAAAGCTCTTTTCATTAATAAAGCTGAAAAAATAATTGAAGAATTAAAAAATGAATTAAATGAAATAGGCTTAATAAATGAATTAGCTCCTAAACAATATGAAGAACTTATAAAAAATTATAAACTTAGATCTGAAAGAATAAATCAATTGGAAGCTGAAAGACTTGAAATAATTAAATTTATGGAAGAAATTGATAGAGAAAAACTTAATGTTTTTAATAAATTCTTTTATGAAATATCTGAGAATTTCAACTTTTTCTTTAATAAATTAACTTTAGGAAAAGCTTGGTTAAAATTAGAAAATGAAAATACACCGCTTACATCTGGTATTGAAATGCATCTTCAATTTTTAGATAAGCCATCAAGAATATCAAGCGCTGTAAGTGGAGGAGAAAAATCTATTGCTGCAATAGCATTTTTACTTGCTCTTCAAAAACTTTTTCCATCTACCTTTTATATATTTGATGAAGTTGATGCGCATATGGATGTAAAATATACTAAAAGTTTAGCTGATTTATTTAAAGAAATTTCTAAAGATACACAATTAATAGTTATAACATTAAAAGATGCTATTGCTGAAAAAAGCGATTTATTAATTGGAGTTTATTCTAAAGATGGAGTATCAAATGTTGTTAAAACAAGATTAAAATATGATGATAAAAATGGATAA